A window of the Astyanax mexicanus isolate ESR-SI-001 chromosome 22, AstMex3_surface, whole genome shotgun sequence genome harbors these coding sequences:
- the LOC103045515 gene encoding chemerin-like receptor 1, protein MTENYHTSDTNNTHDFNYEFDYYESINHNMDSPTCTHPACVFLVTVDVIIFILGFAGNAVVIWIAGFKMKKSVTRTWYLSLAVSNFLFCCTLPFTVVYRIREDWIFGLFMCKFIPFIVSLNMFSSIFLLVIISVDQCVLVMFPVWAQNQRSIRKASVIVTLVWIISAVLSTPSLIFQEVHRIHGQTQFCFNSYMSHENLTAVVVCRFVFGFLIPFLIIIICYIMKINQSVRFKKPFKIMTALTVTYFICWLPFHTYGFIEVNFMNYEINTVLVAHVLGISLASAYSCLNPFIYAIMGRDVEIKWYRFLSKIENALVGENEDQNTQQWLPLKEENI, encoded by the coding sequence ATGACAGAAAATTATCATACCAGCGACACCAACAACACCCATGACTTTAATTATGAATTTGACTACTACGAAAGCATAAACCACAATATGGATTCCCCAACTTGCACACATCCAGCTTGTGTATTCTTGGTAACAGTTGATGTGATCATCTTCATCCTGGGTTTTGCTGGAAATGCTGTGGTGATCTGGATCGCTGGGTTTAAGATGAAGAAGTCGGTCACCAGAACCTGGTACCTGAGTCTGGCTGTGTCCAACTTCCTGTTCTGCTGCACCCTGCCCTTCACTGTTGTCTACAGAATCAGAGAAGACTGGATCTTTGGACTCTTCATGTGCAAGTTCATTCCATTCATAGTGTCGCTCAACATGTTCAGCAGCATCTTCCTCCTCGTCATCATCAGTGTGGACCAGTGTGTGCTTGTGATGTTTCCAGTGTGGGCACAGAACCAGCGCAGCATCAGAAAGGCCTCTGTGATCGTCACGCTGGTCTGGATCATCTCAGCAGTGCTCAGCACACCATCACTCATCTTCCAAGAGGTCCACCGTATCCATGGACAGACACAGTTCTGTTTCAATAGTTACATGTCTCATGAAAACTTAACTGCTGTAGTGGTGTGTCGGTTTGTGTTTGGATTTCTGATCCCATTCCTGATCATCATCATCTGTTACATCATGAAGATCAACCAATCTGTGAGGTTTAAAAAGCCCTTCAAGATCATGACGGCGCTGACTGTTACTTACTTCATCTGCTGGCTGCCGTTTCACACTTATGGTTTCATCGAAgtaaactttatgaattatgAAATCAATACTGTTCTAGTTGCACACGTACTTGGCATCTCTCTTGCCAGTGCTTACAGCTGTCTAAACCCGTTTATTTATGCGATCATGGGGAGGGATGTTGAAATAAAGTGGTACAGGTTTCTGTCCAAGATTGAAAATGCACTTGTGGGAGAGAACGAGGACCAGAACACACAGCAATGGCTGCCTTTAAAGGAGGAAAACATTTGA